One Brassica napus cultivar Da-Ae chromosome A1, Da-Ae, whole genome shotgun sequence genomic region harbors:
- the LOC106385933 gene encoding uncharacterized protein LOC106385933 produces MEVLCICGQWISKESLQWEFLVDLKRNASIISIEEDLLYEDLMKIVSEDFSVKEEEISLSYGFSLDMKCIIESFPPLSIGNTRQLRTFISKTRAFDGTCRLCVKVSTDPVSCNTQASDTFASTVPLNANPAILSTVQSEKQSLLYEGVSTVPLNALPDFSTDSASCNIQASDTFASTVPLNANPVILPTVQSEKQVHCP; encoded by the exons ATGGAAGTTTTGTGCATCTGTGGACAATGGATCTCAAAAGAATCTCTCCAGTGGGAGTTTCTTGTTGATTTGAAGAGGAATGCATCAATCATTTCCATAGAAGAAGATCTACTGTATGAAGATTTGATGAAGATTGTCTCTGAAGATTTTAGTGTTAAAGAGGAAGAAATCAGTTTGAGTTATGGTTTTTCATTGGATATGAAATGTATTATTGAAAGTTTCCCCCCACTCTCGATAGGTAATACTCGTCAGCTCAGAACTTTCATTTCCAAGACTAGAGCATTTGATGGAACCTGTCGTTTGTGTGTTAag GTTAGTACTGATCCAGTTAGCTGTAACACtcaagcttctgatacatttgcttctaCTGTTCCATTGAATGCCAATCCAGCGATTCTTTCTACTGTGCAGAGTGAAAAACAG AGTCTTCTATATGAAGGTGTTTCTACAGTTCCTCTGAATGCTCTTCCGGATTTTAGTACTGATTCAGCTAGCTGTAACATtcaagcttctgatacatttgcttctaCTGTTCCATTGAATGCCAATCCAGTGATTCTTCCTACTGTGCAGAGTGAAAAACAGGTACATTGTCCCTAA